Within Streptomyces sp. NBC_00704, the genomic segment TAAAGCAGTGTTCGGCTAGGGGACCGGTGTTTCCCCGTCGGTCTGCACGGCCTCTTCACGCGCACGCTGGTAGTGCAGCAGGACGACTCCGTTGCCGAAGGTGTGGGAGTCGAGCAGGGTGAGGGGCGTCATGGTGTCGGGGTGGGGGAACAGGGGTGTGCCGCGGCCGACGAGGACGGGGTGGACGTACACGCGGATCTCGTCGACGAGGTCGTGGTGCAGGAAGGCGGCGGCGAGGTCGGCGCCGCTGAGCCCCAGGTCGCCGCCCGGCTGCCGGGTGAGGGCGCGGACCTCGTCGGGCACGACCTCCCGGACGATCACCGTGTTCCAGTCGGCGTGCCGCAGGGTCCGGGAGTACACGTACTTCGGGATCTGCCGCCAGATGCCGGCGAACTCGGCCATCGCCCCGTCGGGATCGACGTCCGGGCCGGAGTCGTACGTGGGCCAGAAGCCGGCCATGAGCTCGTGGGTGACCCGGCCGGAGAGCAGCCCGCCCAGCCCGCGGACGACGTCGTTCATGTGCCGGTGGAGTTCCTCGTCGACACGATGCCAGGAGATGTCGCGGTCGGGGCCTTCGATGTAACCGTCCAGGGACGTCGACATCATCAGGACGATCTTGCGCATCACGCACCTCGCTGGACCACGGACGGACTCGGCGGACGGTCGGAAGGGTAGGCCCTGGACGACGCGAAAGGTGGGACATGAGGCGGCGTTGGCGTGACGGGCGGGGCCGGTTGACGGTGCACGGGGACGGCGGGACCCTCGCGATCGTCCCGCTGGAGGTCGCCGCGTCCTACCGGGCGCGCACCAGGGGGCTGCTGGGGCGGGACGCCGTCGACGGAGCGATGATGCTCACCCCGGCCTCCGGCATCCACACGTTCCGGATGCGCATTCCCATCGACGTGGCCTATCTGAGCGCAGACCTCACCGTCCTCGCCGTTCGCACCATGCGCCCCGGCCGCCTGGGCCTGCCGCGGCCGCGCGCCCGGCACGTGCTGGAGGCGGAGGCGGGGGCCATGGCGGGGTGGGGAGTCGAGGCGGGCGCGCGGGTCACGGTCGAGGTGGACGAAAAGGGCTGAGGGGCCCGAGGGTCGAAATTCGCACGCGTTCGGTATCGGCCCTCTGGGACGATCCCCTGATGAAGAAGGACGACGGGCGTGACGAGTCTGCTCTCTTCGAGGGGCTGGTGGCCGAAGGCGCCGCCGTCCCCACCGAGGGGTGGGACTTCTCCTGGTTCGAGGGGCGCGCCACCGAGGCGCGGCCCTCCTGGGGGTACGCGATGTCGCTGGCCGCGCGGCTGGCGGGCGCGGACGCCGCGCTCGACGTGCAGACCGGGGGAGGGGAGGTCCTCGACTTCGCCCTCGGCCGGGCCGCCCCCAAGGCCCCCGTCCTCACCGTCGCGACCGAGGGCTGGCCGGCGAACCTCGCCAAGGCGACCGCGCTGCTGCGGCCGCGCGGCATCGCGGTCGTCGCGAACGCGGAGGACGCCCCGCTGCCCTTCGCGGACGCCGCCTTCGACCTGGTGAGCAGCAGGCATCCGGTGCGGCCCCTCTGGAACGAGATCGCCCGGGTCCTGCGGCCCGGCGGGATCTACTTCGCTCAACACGTCGGCCCGCGCAGCGTGTTCGAGCTGGTCGAGTACTTCCTCGGACCGCAGCCGGAGGGGGTGAGCGCCGACCGCCGTCCCGACCGTGAGCGCGCCGCGGCGGAGGCGGCGGGGCTGGAGATCGTCGGCCTGCGGGCGGAGCGGCTGCGCGTCGAGTTCCACGACATCGCCGCCGTCGTCCACTTCCTGCGCAAGGTGGTGTGGATGGTCCCCGGTTTCACGGTGGAGGCGTACCGGCCCCGGCTGCGCGCCCTGCACGAGCGGATGGAGGCCGAGGGTCCGTTCGTCGCCCACAGCACGCGCCATCTCGTCGAGGCCCGGCGCGGCTGACAAGGCGGGGGACGGGGCGGGGAGCGGGGCGGGGGACGGCCGGGAACGACCGGTCGGGCCGTCCGCGGCCGGATCGGGCCGAGCGCGGTCTCCACGAGGTTTCCACATCGTTATCGCGTGTGGTCCACATCGACGCTCCGCCTCACGTAAGTTCAAGCACAGGCAATTCGCGTGAGCAAAGCTGCGTGGACGTCACCGCGCAGTGGAGGGGGCCGCGCGGTGACGCTCGCGTCAAGCGGGCGTTCGTGGCCGGGTTAGCCCGTCAGGGGGACGGCCGGGCGGGGGGTCGGTGAGGCCCAGGTGCCGCCGAACCTGAGCTTTCTTCGGTGTCGGGGATCAATCCCCTGTGAATCAGCCCTTTTCCGGCCATGAACCACCCAGGAACCATGCCTGCGACGGCCGCCGGGGCGTCGCCGCGCGACTCCGGAGAGTAGTTGTGGCGCGCCGATGCGCGCGGCATCCCTCACGAAGGGTTATGGTGGAAACCCCCCCTCGGGCCGGTCCGTCTCCCCCCCACGGACCGGCCCGTTTTTCTGCCCAAGTGCGCACAGGGGTAGGCTGCGCCCCGCGGGGACCGCACCGTACGGAGGGGCTGACAATCACGTGAACCTGCGCGACAAGCTGCGCGGCCTTCTGGTCAGGCTGTACGCACGCCGGGTGGA encodes:
- a CDS encoding dihydrofolate reductase family protein, producing MRKIVLMMSTSLDGYIEGPDRDISWHRVDEELHRHMNDVVRGLGGLLSGRVTHELMAGFWPTYDSGPDVDPDGAMAEFAGIWRQIPKYVYSRTLRHADWNTVIVREVVPDEVRALTRQPGGDLGLSGADLAAAFLHHDLVDEIRVYVHPVLVGRGTPLFPHPDTMTPLTLLDSHTFGNGVVLLHYQRAREEAVQTDGETPVP
- a CDS encoding DUF192 domain-containing protein; the protein is MRRRWRDGRGRLTVHGDGGTLAIVPLEVAASYRARTRGLLGRDAVDGAMMLTPASGIHTFRMRIPIDVAYLSADLTVLAVRTMRPGRLGLPRPRARHVLEAEAGAMAGWGVEAGARVTVEVDEKG
- a CDS encoding class I SAM-dependent methyltransferase gives rise to the protein MKKDDGRDESALFEGLVAEGAAVPTEGWDFSWFEGRATEARPSWGYAMSLAARLAGADAALDVQTGGGEVLDFALGRAAPKAPVLTVATEGWPANLAKATALLRPRGIAVVANAEDAPLPFADAAFDLVSSRHPVRPLWNEIARVLRPGGIYFAQHVGPRSVFELVEYFLGPQPEGVSADRRPDRERAAAEAAGLEIVGLRAERLRVEFHDIAAVVHFLRKVVWMVPGFTVEAYRPRLRALHERMEAEGPFVAHSTRHLVEARRG